One region of Anaeromyxobacter paludicola genomic DNA includes:
- the miaB gene encoding tRNA (N6-isopentenyl adenosine(37)-C2)-methylthiotransferase MiaB, whose product MRKVFVHTFGCQMNEADSARMVELLGRHAFTATPHPEDADLILLNTCAVREKAEQKLLSALGRYREHKARRGALLAVSGCVAQEQKGKLLSRVPYLDFVFGPDNISRLPELVERAVQKERFAETGWMDSEEYVFPAADPEAARGRIGAFVTVMKGCDNVCAFCIVPHTRGREVSRPFAEVLDECAALTAVGVREVTLIGQNVNSYVGGCSFAELLRKVAALPGIARIRFTTSHPHDLSDALIETFRDEPKVMPHFHLPVQAGSDEVLRRMRRDYTVEEYLERHGRLEAARPGIAITTDFIVGFPGEGDEDFEGSLRLLERARFDNSFSFVFSPRPRTVAALRLGSAPEWTEVDRDLALARLERLQALQRRIALEKNQALVGRELEVLVEGPSEGDPARRCGRAPDNRVVHFTATEAEAPAAALVPVRVTAAFPGSLSGERTGPARLA is encoded by the coding sequence ATGAGAAAGGTCTTCGTCCACACCTTCGGCTGCCAGATGAACGAGGCCGACAGCGCCCGCATGGTGGAGCTGCTCGGCCGGCACGCCTTCACCGCCACCCCGCACCCGGAGGACGCCGACCTCATCCTCCTCAACACCTGCGCGGTGCGGGAGAAGGCGGAGCAGAAGCTCCTCTCGGCGCTCGGGCGCTACCGCGAGCACAAGGCGCGCCGGGGCGCGCTGCTCGCGGTCTCCGGCTGCGTGGCCCAGGAGCAGAAGGGGAAGCTGCTCTCGCGCGTGCCCTACCTCGACTTCGTCTTCGGGCCGGACAACATCTCCCGGCTGCCGGAGCTGGTGGAGCGGGCCGTGCAGAAGGAGCGCTTCGCCGAGACCGGCTGGATGGACTCGGAGGAGTACGTCTTCCCGGCGGCCGACCCCGAGGCGGCGCGGGGCCGGATCGGCGCCTTCGTGACGGTGATGAAGGGCTGCGACAACGTCTGCGCCTTCTGCATCGTGCCGCACACGCGCGGGCGCGAGGTGTCGCGCCCCTTCGCCGAGGTGCTCGACGAGTGCGCCGCCCTAACCGCGGTCGGCGTGCGCGAGGTCACCCTCATCGGCCAGAACGTGAACTCGTACGTGGGCGGCTGCAGCTTCGCCGAGCTGCTCCGGAAGGTGGCGGCCCTGCCCGGGATCGCGCGGATCCGCTTCACCACCAGCCACCCGCACGACCTCTCGGACGCGCTCATCGAGACCTTCCGCGACGAGCCCAAGGTGATGCCCCACTTCCACCTGCCGGTGCAGGCCGGATCGGACGAGGTGCTGCGGCGGATGCGGCGCGACTACACGGTGGAGGAGTACCTCGAGCGCCACGGCCGCCTCGAGGCGGCGCGCCCCGGCATCGCCATCACCACCGACTTCATCGTCGGCTTCCCCGGCGAGGGCGACGAGGACTTCGAGGGCTCGCTGCGGCTCCTCGAGCGGGCGCGCTTCGACAACTCCTTCAGCTTCGTCTTCAGCCCGCGCCCCAGGACCGTGGCCGCGCTCCGGCTCGGCAGCGCCCCGGAGTGGACCGAGGTGGACCGCGACCTGGCCCTGGCGCGGCTCGAGCGGCTCCAGGCGCTCCAGCGGCGGATCGCCCTCGAGAAGAACCAGGCGCTGGTCGGGAGGGAGCTCGAGGTGCTGGTGGAGGGGCCGTCGGAGGGCGATCCGGCCCGCCGCTGCGGCCGCGCGCCCGACAACCGGGTGGTGCACTTCACCGCGACCGAGGCCGAGGCGCCCGCCGCCGCGCTCGTCCCGGTCCGGGTGACGGCCGCCTTCCCGGGCTCGCTCTCCGGGGAGCGCACCGGCCCGGCGCGGCTCGCCTGA